GGGCCAACAAGAACGATAAATTCCTTGTCTTCAATATCTAAATTGAAATCACCAACAGCGGTAACACCACCTGGATATCTTTTGTAAATGCCTTTGAGATTAAGTCCTGCCATTTTTTAACTACCTCCAAATTTAACTTTCACTTTATTTCACATAAAATTAGTAACAAATTAATTATACCATAATTCCAGCCCGATTGTTAGGCCATTATTGAACAAAATTTTGGCAATTTATTTGGTTAGTTTGCATAAAAGCATAAAACTAATCAAATTAACTAAGCATCTTTCATTGACAGTGAAATTCTGTTTTTCACAAGGTCTACGGCTAGCACCTTAACAGAAACCACATCACCTACACTCAAAACTTCCTTGGGATGTTGAATGTAGCGTGCGCAAATTTGCGAAATGTGCACCAGTCCATCCTGGTGGACGCCAATGTCAACAAACGCGCCGAAATCAATCACGTTCCGAACGGTTCCGGTAAGAATCATTCCGGGCTTTAAGTTTTCAATGGACATCAGTTCCGATTTCAAAATGGGTTTTGGCAAATCGTCCCGCACATCGCGCATAGGCTTCTTAATTGCTTCGATAATGTCCATTATGGTAATTTCACCAGTATTGGTTTCTTCTGAAATCCGTTTTAAATCCAGTTTTTTTATTTCTGCGTCAAACTTACCCCGGTCAAGGGACACCACAGATGCGCCGGTTTTTTCTAAAATCAGTTTGGCGGTTTGATACGATTCCGGATGAACAGGTGTTGCGTCCAGCGGATTTTTCCCGTCTGTAATGCGCAGAAATCCAGCGCACTGCTCAAACGCTTTTGCTCCCAGCTTTTTTACCTTCATCAGCTGTTTGCGCTCGGTAAATTTGCCCTCGGTTTCCCGATAGGCCACAATGTTTTTCGCAATGGATTTATTAATTCCGGAAATATACGAAAGCAGCGGCACCGACGCCGTGTTCAAATCCACGCCCACGGCGTTCACGCAGGATTCCACCGTTCCCGCAAGGGCCTCGCTGAGCCGTTTCTGGTTCATATCGTGCTGATACTGCCCCACGCCGATGGATTTCGGTTCAATTTTCACAAGTTCGGAAAGCGGGTCCTGCAGCCTGCGAGCAATGGAAACCGCACTGCGCTGCGCAACGTCGAAATCCGGAAATTCCTCCGTACCCAGTTCTGATGCGGAATAAACAGACGCGCCGGCTTCATTTACCACTGCATATTTCACTTCGTGCTTTGTTTCTTTTATTAACTCAGAAATAAATAACTCAGACTCTTTTGACGCGGTGCCGTTCCCAATGGAAATTACATCCACGTTCCACTTTTCAAGCCTGTTAAGCAGCATTTTTTTTGCTTTTTCCTTGTCGTGGTGCTCCAGTGTAAAAAAGGCCACGGTTGTGTCGAGCACTTTCCCCGTTTCGTCCACCACCGCAATTTTGCAGCCCGTCCGGTAGCCCGGGTCTACCCCCATGACGATTTTCCCCTTCACCGGCGGCTGCATGAGCAGGCGGCCCAAATTATCGGAAAACACATCAATGGCAGATTCCTGCGCCCGGTCTGTTAGCTCCACGCGGATTTCGTTTTTCACAGATGGGGCAATCAGCCGTTTTAATGCGTCCTCCACGGCGGAAACCACCATTTCGGTAAGGCGGCCGGTGCCGTCCTTTTTCACATACAGCCTGGAAATACCCTGCACGATATCTGCGTCTTCAACGTCTAACGATACCTTTAAAAAGCCTTCATTTTCACCGCGGTTGATTGCCAAAACTCTGTGATTGGCAATTTTCCGCACCGGCTCTTGAAAGTCGTAATACATGGCGTAGGTACTGTCTTCATCTTTTGCTTTTTTCACCGTCATAAATCCGTCGTTCCAAATTTTTCTGCGGACAAAGGCCCTCACCTGAGCGTTGTCGGAAACGGTTTCTGCGATGATATCAAGCGCGCCGGCAAAGGCCTCCTCTGCCGACTCCACGGTCTTGCCCACCAGCGCTGACGCGGCCTTTTCCACTTCCGCTTCCGTGACAGTTTGTGCCAAAATCAGATCTGCCAACGGCTCCAAACCTTTTTCTTTTGCCATAGAGGCCCTGGTTTTGCGTTTCGGACGGTATGGCCTGTATAAATCGTCCAGCTCTGTCTGGGTCGAAGCCTTTTCAATCTTTTCTTTTAATTCATCGGTGAGCGCGCCCTGCTCACCGATAAGCCTCAATATGTCGTCACGCTTTTCTTCCAGGGCGCGAAGCTGTTTCAGACGCTCATAAAATTTTCTAAGCAGTGCATCGTCGGCAGAATTTGTCAATTCTTTCCGGTAACGCGCAATAAAAGGAATGGTGTTGCCCTCGTCAATTAAAGTGACTATGTTAGAAATCACCTTGTCTGACAGGGAAAACTCCTCTTTTAGCTGCTTAAATATTTTATCCAATGCAAATTACTCCTTTAATGAATTGACAAATGCCGTCAGCATGCCATAAACCATCTTGGCCGCTTCCTGTCTTGTTGCGAACTGGTTTGGATTAAAGTTTCCGTTGTCATCGCCCGAGATGATGCCCAGTCCATAAATTGCAAGAACGTGGTCTTTCGCATAGTCGCTGATGGTCCCGTAATCTTTAAACACAGAACTGCTTGCCTTGTCTGCACGGATTCCGTTTGCTTCCAGCACAGTATTAATAATTTTTGCCATATCCTGACGCTTAATCTTCTGGCCGGTTCCAAACATGTTTTCACCAATACCGCTTACAATGTTGTTTTCATACGCGCTGGCAACATAGGAATAGTACCACGCTCCCTCAGCTACGTCTTTAAAATCAACCTTTAATGCTGTGTCGTTTAAATCAAACAGCTCAACCACCAGCTTTACAAATTCTTCCCTGGTGATGCTGGCATCCGGCTCGAAGGCGGTTTCGCTCTTGCCGTTGATAATGCCGCGGTTATAAAGCGCCGCAATAAAGCTTTTTCCCCAGCCGTTTGCATCTGCAAAGGGATAGGATAGCGATTTTACAACATAAACGCCGTCTGCCTTCACCTGTGCTAATATTCCTTTTTCCGACGGAACGGAATATTTCACCGGAACAAGCTTTCCGCCGCTGAATTCATAAATCATGGGGCTTTGTGCCTGTGTGGAAATTTCAATCACATTGGCGGTGTCTGCTTTGGTTTTAATAATAAATCCGCCACCCAATAGCTCGTCCGTAATACCGTCATAAGATTCTAAAACGGTGTAGTTGCCGGTTTCTTCTTCTGTCGGCTTTGTGTCATCCGGCTTGTTGTTATCTGAAGTTCCGCCATTTCCACCGCCGCCCGTGCCGCCATTTCCGCCGCCGGATTGGGAGGAGGATTCTTTCTTGCAAACGCCAAGGTCGTCAAGGGCCGTTGCCACCGAGGACTTGTCGCTTTGCGGAACTTTACTGTTTAAAAAGGTAACTAACGTGTCAACCATCTGCTGGTAGGTCACGGTTTTGCCTGTCTTGCTGATATAGCCGTCCCAAACCGCATCGAAATCATCAGCAAATGTTTGGCTGACGAAATTTACATCAAATTCGCCGTCTTTAAATTTTAGCATCGGTTTGCTTTCGTTAATTTCCGGTATTATGGTAAACAGATTTGCAACAACACCGGCAGTAATTCTGTCCTCGGTAAAGATTTTTTCTGCCGCCGGATAACGCTTATACAAAACATTCATCAATTTTTCCATGCCCTTAAGCGTTGCATTCGAAGCATTTTCCAGCTCAATTTTCTTTTGAAGAATATCGGCGTAAGTGAGCCGAATCCCTGTTTCATCTTTAATACAGGTAAAGGACTGAAACACCCTCCTTAACGTCGGCTTGTCCACGGAATCACCGACAATTTCTTGAATTATACCGTCCATAGCACCGGAATCTAAGTTAAGCAAGGCCGCGCTTACACCGGTATCGGTTGTAATAAATGGCCGAAAATAACTAATGTAACCGTCACGCTGTTCCGTTGTATATTCTGCAAGTTTATTTAAAACCGAATCTAAAATTCCGGAATCTTCTCCCGAAATAACGCCAGCCGGCATGATAACCAGCACAACAGCAAGTATAATAGAAATAATTCTTTTCATAATTTATCCTTTCTGCTAATCCTATTTCATATATTTGTTTCATCTGGCAAAAAGACCGCAACTAAATATGAAACGTCATTGCGTTTTCAATCCGTTGCGGTCTCATTCATTTAAAATTCAGCTATTATTTGCTCATAAAGGTGTAATATTCTAAACCATTGTAGAGCATCTTAGCGGCTTCTGCCCTTGTTACATCATTAAAAGGCTTAAAGGAGCCATCCGGATAACCACCGACAATTCCAAGGTTGGTTGCTTTGCCTACATATTCTCTTGCATAGCCTTGAATGTCTGCTGCATCTGTATAGGTCATAGATGTTGAAGCATCTGAGTCTTCGGTGAGTCTCATAATAACAGTAATCAGTTCCTGTCTGGAAATTGTGCGGGTGGGTTTAAATTCCCCGTCATCATAACCGGTGAAGAGCTTCTTTTCAACTGCAATATTTACATAACCTCTTGCCCAATCTGCGATCGTAGCATCATCTGAGAATCCGGAGTTTGCATCTGCCACTGCAGCGTCAGGTGTCAGACCCATTGCACGAACCAGAGCAACCGCAATTTCCTGACGGGAAATGCTGATGTTCGGTCTAAACGAACCGTCTTCATAACCAATAAAGATTTTTCTCTCTGTCAGGTTCATGACATACGGTACTTCCCAGCTGCCTGATGTCATATCGTTAAACAGCGGTTTTGATGTGTTGTACGTCGGCGTTGTCAAAACAAACTCATCATCCGTAGAAGTGCCCGGTCTGTTCGGTCTTGTTGAACCACCGCCGGGGCGTGTAGGATCCGTATCATCCGTATCATCCGGATCTTCTTCATCAGCCGGTCTTTCTGCCGCTGACTGACCTTCTTTGTAGAGATTAATATCTTCATTTGCAAGAACAATCTTTAAATTGTCTTTCTGTTCGTCAGAAAATGAGTTAAACATTTCTACAACACCGGTAAGAATATCGAAACCTTTCTGAAGGTCGGTGCCTCTTGATTCTACATCTACACCGTTAATTGAAGAATACTCCAATGTACTTCCAAGATCCTTAGCAAAGGTCTTGCTATATGTAGAAAGCACAAAATCGTCGTTTCTGTCATTTGTCATTTTAAAACGGCCGTTAAACGGTGTAATCAGGTTCAAGAAATTTGCACTGTCAATTTCATGAAAATCTAAGCCTGTTTCTGCATCGTCAGTGATATATGCGTCAAACAGTGCATCTGCCGCAGCTTTTTCTTCAGCATTTAACTCAAGAGGCGTTTTCTCGAACACCCCGTTTACAGGATCTTTGCCAAAATTGTCGAGAGATTCTTTTCTGGCACTTAAACTGGTGTTTTTATAAAGCTCCAGTAAAAAGATAAACTGATCGCTGTACTTATCTTTTACCTGGTCAACAAACTTATTAAAGATAATTTGCATGTCATCGTTTGCCGGTAAATCTTGTTCGCCTTTCAAAGCGGCAATAATTGTGTCAATGCCGTTTGTTCCGTCAACCATATATGCTTTAAATACCATCCAAATTCGAATGCGCTGGCCTGGATCTTCTGGCATATACTTACAAAACTCAGTTACAATCTCTGAAATTTTGCTTTCGGGCACATCAATTGAACCTGCCGCAAACGCCGGAGTTACTGACGTAAGCAATAAGGCAGATGTCAAAATGGCACAAAGAAACTTTTTCATTTTTAACACTCCTTCGTATTTTTGTAATATTATATTTTTATTTTAACCATGAGCAAAATACTGATATACCCCAATCGATTTTGCGAGGCATGGTTACCTCCTAAAATTATTCCTCCAACAAGTGCAGGTATTTTGAATAATATTGTTTAATTTGTTCTTTGTTTTCATCCGTTAGGTTCTCCTGCAGAATTTGCATTGCCTGCGTAAGCTCTTCCTGACTGATTCCGTCCTTTGCAAAAGACAAAAGCCGGGAATATTCCTCAGAGGGCAGCGCCTTTGCCAGAAGGGACAGCACTGCAAACTTGTCGCTCACAGAAATTTTCGACTCTAATCGTT
This portion of the Congzhengia minquanensis genome encodes:
- a CDS encoding S-layer homology domain-containing protein; translated protein: MKKFLCAILTSALLLTSVTPAFAAGSIDVPESKISEIVTEFCKYMPEDPGQRIRIWMVFKAYMVDGTNGIDTIIAALKGEQDLPANDDMQIIFNKFVDQVKDKYSDQFIFLLELYKNTSLSARKESLDNFGKDPVNGVFEKTPLELNAEEKAAADALFDAYITDDAETGLDFHEIDSANFLNLITPFNGRFKMTNDRNDDFVLSTYSKTFAKDLGSTLEYSSINGVDVESRGTDLQKGFDILTGVVEMFNSFSDEQKDNLKIVLANEDINLYKEGQSAAERPADEEDPDDTDDTDPTRPGGGSTRPNRPGTSTDDEFVLTTPTYNTSKPLFNDMTSGSWEVPYVMNLTERKIFIGYEDGSFRPNISISRQEIAVALVRAMGLTPDAAVADANSGFSDDATIADWARGYVNIAVEKKLFTGYDDGEFKPTRTISRQELITVIMRLTEDSDASTSMTYTDAADIQGYAREYVGKATNLGIVGGYPDGSFKPFNDVTRAEAAKMLYNGLEYYTFMSK
- a CDS encoding S-layer homology domain-containing protein: MKRIISIILAVVLVIMPAGVISGEDSGILDSVLNKLAEYTTEQRDGYISYFRPFITTDTGVSAALLNLDSGAMDGIIQEIVGDSVDKPTLRRVFQSFTCIKDETGIRLTYADILQKKIELENASNATLKGMEKLMNVLYKRYPAAEKIFTEDRITAGVVANLFTIIPEINESKPMLKFKDGEFDVNFVSQTFADDFDAVWDGYISKTGKTVTYQQMVDTLVTFLNSKVPQSDKSSVATALDDLGVCKKESSSQSGGGNGGTGGGGNGGTSDNNKPDDTKPTEEETGNYTVLESYDGITDELLGGGFIIKTKADTANVIEISTQAQSPMIYEFSGGKLVPVKYSVPSEKGILAQVKADGVYVVKSLSYPFADANGWGKSFIAALYNRGIINGKSETAFEPDASITREEFVKLVVELFDLNDTALKVDFKDVAEGAWYYSYVASAYENNIVSGIGENMFGTGQKIKRQDMAKIINTVLEANGIRADKASSSVFKDYGTISDYAKDHVLAIYGLGIISGDDNGNFNPNQFATRQEAAKMVYGMLTAFVNSLKE
- a CDS encoding Tex family protein, with the protein product MDKIFKQLKEEFSLSDKVISNIVTLIDEGNTIPFIARYRKELTNSADDALLRKFYERLKQLRALEEKRDDILRLIGEQGALTDELKEKIEKASTQTELDDLYRPYRPKRKTRASMAKEKGLEPLADLILAQTVTEAEVEKAASALVGKTVESAEEAFAGALDIIAETVSDNAQVRAFVRRKIWNDGFMTVKKAKDEDSTYAMYYDFQEPVRKIANHRVLAINRGENEGFLKVSLDVEDADIVQGISRLYVKKDGTGRLTEMVVSAVEDALKRLIAPSVKNEIRVELTDRAQESAIDVFSDNLGRLLMQPPVKGKIVMGVDPGYRTGCKIAVVDETGKVLDTTVAFFTLEHHDKEKAKKMLLNRLEKWNVDVISIGNGTASKESELFISELIKETKHEVKYAVVNEAGASVYSASELGTEEFPDFDVAQRSAVSIARRLQDPLSELVKIEPKSIGVGQYQHDMNQKRLSEALAGTVESCVNAVGVDLNTASVPLLSYISGINKSIAKNIVAYRETEGKFTERKQLMKVKKLGAKAFEQCAGFLRITDGKNPLDATPVHPESYQTAKLILEKTGASVVSLDRGKFDAEIKKLDLKRISEETNTGEITIMDIIEAIKKPMRDVRDDLPKPILKSELMSIENLKPGMILTGTVRNVIDFGAFVDIGVHQDGLVHISQICARYIQHPKEVLSVGDVVSVKVLAVDLVKNRISLSMKDA